Part of the Sinorhizobium sp. BG8 genome, TTCTCGTCCAGCTTCCCCTGCCGAAACATCTGAAGTCCGAGCCGATCATCCAGTCGATACTGCCCGAAAAGGACGTCGACGGGCTGCACGTGGTCAATGCCGGCAAGCTGGCGACCGGTGATCTGGAAGGCGGTCTCGTTTCCTGCACCCCGGCCGGTGCCATGGTGTTCGTACGCCGCATCCATGGCGAGGATCTTTCCGGACTGAACGCCGTCGTCATCGGCCGGTCCAACCTGTTCGGAAAGCCGATGTCGGCATTGCTGCTTGCCGCGAACGCCACGGTCACGACCGCGCATTCGCGCACCAGCGATCTGGCTGCAGTGTGCCGCAACGCTGACATCCTCGTGGCTGCCGTTGGCCGGCCGCAGATGGTCAAGGCTGAATGGGTAAAGCCGGGCGCGACTGTCATCGATGTCGGCATCAACCGTATCCCCGCACCGGACAAGGGCGAGGGCAAGACTCGCCTGGTCGGGGACGTTGCCTTCGAGGAATGCGCAAAGGTCGCTGGCGTCATCACGCCGGTTCCCGGCGGCGTCGGCCCGATGACCATCGCCATGCTGATGGCGAATACGGTGATTGCCGCCTATCGCAGCGCCGGTCGCAAGCCGCCGAGGTTCTGAGAGCGCGTCGCGGCGCTCCGGGTGTCCCTGGTCATTCCTGGGGCGCCGGCCCCGTAGAGGCGCGCACGATCAGTTCCGTCTTCCACAGCTCCTGCTCGGGCAGGGGCTCGTGCTTGAGGATCCGTGCGATCAGGCGCTTGGCAATGCGCGACCCTGCAGCCCGCAGGGACGATCGCGTCGTCGTCAACGGAACCATGAAGTTTTCCGGCTTCAGCATCGGCAGGACATCGTCGTGCGCGATGAGCGAGATGTCCTTGCCGAGCGCAAGTCCCGCCTGGTTGATCGCTCGCACCGCGCCGAGTGCAAGCACCGTACTGGAACAGAGCACCGCCGTCGGCGGCTCCTCGAGCCGGAGAAAGCGCTGCATGCCGCGAAACCCGTGCTCGTCCATCATCTGCGAATGCTGCATGCAGTTCTCCTGCAGGACAAGG contains:
- the folD gene encoding bifunctional methylenetetrahydrofolate dehydrogenase/methenyltetrahydrofolate cyclohydrolase FolD, whose product is MTTIIDGKQVAASVIEAVKDAASSLLQETGVKVGLAVVIVGDDPASHTYVSAKSRMAKECGFTSVQHTLPAETTQEELAALVKTLNEDPSVNGILVQLPLPKHLKSEPIIQSILPEKDVDGLHVVNAGKLATGDLEGGLVSCTPAGAMVFVRRIHGEDLSGLNAVVIGRSNLFGKPMSALLLAANATVTTAHSRTSDLAAVCRNADILVAAVGRPQMVKAEWVKPGATVIDVGINRIPAPDKGEGKTRLVGDVAFEECAKVAGVITPVPGGVGPMTIAMLMANTVIAAYRSAGRKPPRF